A window of the Oryzias melastigma strain HK-1 linkage group LG11, ASM292280v2, whole genome shotgun sequence genome harbors these coding sequences:
- the LOC112161917 gene encoding serine/arginine-rich splicing factor 10 has product MARYMRPPNTSLFVRNISDESRPEDLRREFGRYGPIVDVYIPLDFYTRQPRGFAYIQFEDVRDAEDALHSLDRKWVCGRQIEIQFAQGDRKTPNQMKSKERRSPGRSSRYDDYDRDSRRRRSRSRSYDRYERYERYERYRSRSPSYDRRRRRSESPKETRGRMYPRGRSRSREEDRYKHKPRRESRERSRSHQGSASPHENINQASASHYIEEEVRRVQTPSHSRSRSMSRSRSRSRSRSWAGRKTGGR; this is encoded by the exons ATGGCCAGATACATGAGGCCTCCAAATACGTCTTTGTTTGTCCGGAACATCTCCGATGAGTCCAG GCCTGAGGATTTACGGCGTGAGTTTGGCCGCTATGGGCCGATAGTAGATGTCTACATCCCACTTGACTTCTATACACGCCAACCAAGAGGATTTGCATACATTCA GTTTGAGGATGTGCGAGATGCAGAAGATGCTCTTCACAGCTTGGACAGAAAGTGGGTTTGTGGCCGGCAGATTGAGATCCAGTTTGCCCAGGGTGACCGAAAGA cGCCCAATCAGATGAAATCGAAGGAGAGGCGTTCCCCGGGCCGATCGTCTCGGTATGACGACTACGACCGAGATAGCCGACGCAGGCGATCACGCAGCCGCAGCTACGACAGATATGAGCGGTACGAGCGCTATGAGCGATACCGGTCCCGCAGCCCATCTTATGATCGCAGGCGCAGACGATCGGAGTCTCCTAAGGA GACTCGTGGACGAATGTATCCAAGAGGAAGAAGCAGGAGTCGTGAGGAAGACAG ATACAAGCACAAACCTCGGAGAGAGTCCAGAGAGAGGTCTAGATCACACCAAGGATCTGCATCTCCCCATGAAAACATCAATCAAGCGTCCGCCTCCCATTACATCGAGGAAGAAGTGAGACGCGTGCAGACCCCCTCCCACTCCCGGTCTCGGTCCATGTCGAGATCGCGCTCGCGTTCCCGCTCCAGATCCTGGGCTGGCCGCAAAACTGGAGGGCGCTAA
- the LOC112161928 gene encoding c-Myc-binding protein has protein sequence MASYRASESKREQFRRYLEKSGVLDTLTSILVALYEEPEKPNNALDFIKLQLGAAGPEPADAEALRLELADLQQKCNLLMKENEELRNKLMQQETSPGEGEGE, from the exons ATGGCAAGCTACAGG GCATCGGAATCCAAACGGGAGCAGTTTCGAAGATATCTTGAGAAATCAGGAGTGCTGGACACCCTGACGAGCA TTTTAGTGGCTCTTTATGAAGAACCCGAGAAGCCCAACAACGCTCTGGA CTTCATCAAGCTTCAGCTCGGGGCGGCTGGTCCGGAGCCAGCAGACGCTGAGGCCCTGCGGCTGGAGCTTGCCGATCTCCAGCAGAAGTGCAACCTGCTCATGAAGGAAAACGAAGAGCTACGGAACAAG CTGATGCAGCAAGAGACGTCACCTGGTGAAGGAGAGGGAGAGTAG
- the LOC112161922 gene encoding fatty acid-binding protein, liver: MDFSGTWKVYSEENLEEFLKVIGAPEMIVKMRKDVKPVVVIEQNGKDFVYTIKTPMFTRCIVREENGKLICDADKFTAVREIQGDEMTETITSGSVTFISKSKRA; the protein is encoded by the exons ATGGACTTTAGTGGAACTTGGAAAGTTTATTCTGAGGAGAATCTGGAAGAGTTTCTCAAAGTCATAG GAGCACCTGAGATGATTGTGAAAATGCGAAAGGACGTCAAACCTGTGGTAGTGATAGAGCAAAATGGGAAAGATTTCGTCTACACCATCAAGACTCCAATGTTTACTAGA TGCATCGTCAGGGAGGAAAACGGGAAGCTGATCTGTGATGCTGACAAGTTCACTGCCGTTCGAGAGATCCAGGGGGATGAAATGACAGAG ACCATCACTTCTGGTTCTGTAACATTCATCAGCAAAAGCAAACGGGCCTAA
- the LOC112137653 gene encoding Na(+)/H(+) exchanger beta codes for MAGLGSGTSPRLAGFVSLSLLVFVAVISASPDNVDGANETLRRPSGDSLEDSHHHPRNSTEHRKAFPVLAFNYEHVSKPFVISLWILLALLMKLGFHLIPRVSHVVPESCLLIFVGLLVGGVIKAMNQTPPVLDTKLFFLYLLPPIILDAGYFLPIRAFTENMGTILVFAVVGTLWNAFFIGGMMFAVCQIEAAQVGHVDLLSCLLFGSIISAVDPVAVLAVFEEIHINELLHILVFGESLLNDAVTVVLYHLFEEFAHEGTVTVGDALLGVVSFFVVSVGGIMVGVIFGILGAFTSRFTSHSRVIEPLFVFLYSYMAYLSAEVFHLSGIMSLIACGVIMRPYVEANISHKSYTTIKYFLKMWSSVSETLIFIFLGVSTVEGPHNWNWIFVIFTLILCLLSRVLGVVGLTFIINKFRIIKLTKKDQFIVAYGGLRGAIAFSLGFLLTDTEKKDMFLTAIITVIFFTVFVQGMTIRPLVELLAVKKKKESKASINEEIHTQFLDHLLTGIEDICGHYGHHHWKDKLNRFNKTYVKKWLIAGDRSTEPQLISFYNKMEMKEAMMLVESGSAAKLPSLASTASLQNAQQRAPPKQRAIPSISKTREQEIRKMLRANLQKTRQRLRSYSRHDLFSDPFEDNMSEIRFRKQRVQMERRMSHYLTVPANRQETPSVRKVWFEPEHKVYTYDESESPRDGAAPETSPDSVSLLSESSQRPGQSSRMKKRGDAEQGARAPDNQEEQQKLSRCFSDPGPKEEEEGEG; via the exons ATGGCTGGTCTAGGTTCGGGAACTAGTCCGCGCCTGGCCGGCTTTGTAAGCCTGTCGTTGCTGGTTTTCGTGGCGGTTATTTCTGCGAGCCCCGACAATGTGGATGGAGCCAACGAAACGCTGAGGCGTCCGTCCGGAGACAGCCTGGAGGACTCCCACCATCATCCGAGGAACTCCACCGAGCACCGGAAGGCTTTCCCAGTCCTCGCCTTCAACTACGAGCACGTCAGTAAGCCCTTCGTGATCTCTCTGTGGATCCTTCTGGCTCTGCTCATGAAACTGG GATTTCATCTCATCCCCAGAGTGTCGCACGTCGTCCCAGAGAGCTGTCTGCTGATCTTTGTGGGTCTGCTGGTGGGTGGCGTCATCAAAGCCATGAACCAAACGCCTCCAGTTTTGGACACTAAGCTCTTCTTCCTCTACCTGCTGCCTCCCATCATCCTGGACGCCGGATACTTTCTGCCCATTCGGGCCTTCACAGAGAACATGGGAACCATCCTGGTGTTTGCGGTGGTGGGCACGCTGTGGAACGCCTTCTTCATCGGTGGGATGATGTTTGCGGTCTGTCAGATTGAGGCAGCCCAGGTGGGCCACGTGGACCTGCTGTCCTGCCTGCTGTTTGGCTCCATCATCTCGGCGGTGGATCCCGTGGCCGTGCTGGCCGTGTTTGAGGAGATCCACATCAACGAGCTGCTGCACATCCTGGTGTTTGGGGAGTCTCTCCTCAATGATGCCGTCACTGTG GTTTTGTATCACCTCTTTGAGGAATTTGCCCACGAGGGAACAGTGACTGTCGGCGACGCACTGCTTGGTGTGGTTTCGTTTTTCGTGGTCTCCGTGGGAGGAATCATGGTGGGCGTCATCTTCGGCATCCTGGGAGCCTTCACGTCCCGCTTTACGTCGCACTCCCGGGTTATAGAGCCCCTCTTTGTCTTCCTCTACAGCTACATGGCCTATCTCTCTGCAGAGGTCTTCCATCTGTCGGGGATCATGTC TTTGATTGCATGTGGTGTAATCATGCGGCCTTATGTGGAAGCCAACATCTCCCACAAGTCCTACACCACAATTAAGTACTTCCTGAAGATGTGGAGCAGTGTCAGCGAGACGCTCATCTTCATCTTCCTGGGAGTGTCGACAGTTGAGGGTCCTCACAACTGGAACTGGATCTTTGTCATCTTCACACTCATCCTCTGCCTGCTATCCAGAGTGCTTG gagTCGTCGGTCTCACTTTCATCATCAACAAATTCCGTATCATCAAACTTACCAAAAAAGACCAGTTCATTGTGGCCTACGGTGGCTTGCGAGGCGCTATAGCCTTCTCACTGGGGTTTCTGCTCACCGACACGGAGAAGAAGGACATGTTCCTCACTGCCATCATCACGGTCATCTTCTTCACCGTCTTTGTGCAG GGGATGACCATCAGGCCTCTGGTGGAGCTCCTAGcagtaaagaagaagaaagaaagcaaaGCATCAATTAATGAAGAGATTCACACACAG TTTCTGGACCATCTCCTGACAGGGATTGAAGACATCTGTGGGCATTATGGCCATCATCACTGGAAAGACAA GTTAAATCGCTTCAACAAGACCTATGTGAAGAAGTGGCTGATTGCTGGTGATCGCTCCACTGAGCCTCAGCTCATTTCCTTCTACAACAAGATGGAGATGAAAGAAGCCATGATGCTGGTGGAGAGCGGGAGTGCCGCCAAGCTGCCGTCTTTGGCCTCCACAGCCTCTTTGCA AAACGCTCAACAGAGAGCCCCACCCAAACAACGAGCCATTCCAAGCATCTCAAAGACGCGTGAGCAGGAGATCAGGAAAATGCTGCGAGCCAACCTGCAGAAGACCCGGCAGAGG CTTCGCTCATACAGCAGACACGACCTGTTCAGCGACCCGTTTGAGGACAACATGAGTGAGATCCGCTTCAGGAAGCAGAGGGTGCAGATGGAGAGGAGG aTGAGTCACTACCTCACTGTTCCTGCAAACCGCCAGGAGACTCCTTCTGTTAGGAAAGTCTGGTTTGAACCAG AACACAAAGTTTACACGTATGACGAAAGCGAGAGTCCAAGAGACGGAGCCGCCCCGGAGACTTCGCCCGACAGTGTCAGCCTGCTGAGCGAGTCGTCTCAGAGACCCGGTCAGAGCAGCCGGATGAAAAAACGAGGCGATGCTGAGCAGGGCGCCAGAGCGCCAGACaaccaggaggagcagcagaaacTGTCGAGATGCTTCAGTGACCCTGGTccaaaagaggaggaggaaggtgaAGGCTGA
- the LOC112161897 gene encoding gap junction alpha-9 protein-like yields the protein MGDWNFLGGILEEVHIHSTMVGKIWLTILFIFRMLVLGVAAEDVWNDEQSDFICNTEQPGCRNVCYDQAFPISLIRYWVLQVIFVSSPSLVYMGHAIYQLRALEKERHCKKVALRRELEAVDAELVEVKRRIEKEMKQLEQGKLNKAPLRGSLLCTYVAHIVTRSVVEVSFMTGQYVLYGHRLSTLYKCEREPCPNVVDCFVSRPTEKTVFMMFMQAIACISLFLSLLEIMHLAFKRIKKGILNYYPHLKDDLDDYYVSKSKKNSVVHQVCVGTSVGRKTTIPTAPSGYTLLLEKQGNGPNYPILSASSAFVPIQGDPGGKPDCHKDVKEGALSPMEQNSNSNNTSSETRSPPADKQGEAEEASSPHHHDMECGSSEYPTLPAVDTSSCPALSGIVRKSRRVSPPWNCSTVVEGNCSDSGDSYQGNSSMKLRSSCSGPRSRVVSRSDGKRPSRPQSPDSTGELSSVSRHSRESNSPTTSSPNRRVSAASSGSSRRAPTDLQI from the coding sequence ATGGGAGACTGGAACTTCCTTGGTGGGATCTTGGAGGAGGTGCATATCCACTCCACCATGGTAGGCAAGATCTGGCTCACCATCCTGTTTATATTCCGGATGCTGGTGCTGGGCGTGGCGGCGGAGGATGTGTGGAACGACGAGCAGTCAGACTTCATCTGCAACACTGAGCAGCCCGGCTGCCGCAACGTCTGCTACGACCAGGCCTTCCCTATCTCCCTCATCCGCTACTGGGTTCTTCAGGTGATTTTTGTGTCCTCCCCCTCCCTGGTCTACATGGGTCACGCCATATACCAGCTGCGTGCCCTGGAGAAAGAGCGTCACTGTAAGAAAGTGGCCCTCCGGCGGGAGCTGGAGGCCGTGGACGCAGAGCTGGTGGAGGTGAAGAGGAGAATTGAGAAGGAGATGAAGCAGCTGGAGCAGGGTAAGCTCAACAAAGCTCCTCTGAGGGGCTCCCTGCTCTGCACCTACGTGGCTCACATCGTGACCCGCTCGGTGGTGGAGGTCAGCTTCATGACGGGTCAGTACGTCCTGTACGGACACCGCCTCAGCACTCTGTACAAGTGCGAACGGGAGCCTTGCCCAAATGTGGTGGACTGCTTCGTCTCCAGGCCCACGGAGAAAACAGTCTTCATGATGTTCATGCAAGCCATTGCCTGCATCTCCCTGTTCCTAAGCCTGCTGGAGATCATGCACCTGGCCTTCAAGAGGATCAAAAAGGGCATCCTGAACTACTACCCCCACCTGAAGGACGACCTGGATGATTATTACGTGAGCAAGTCCAAGAAAAACTCGGTTGTACATCAGGTTTGCGTTGGGACTTCAGTGGGTCGGAAGACCACCATCCCCACAGCACCCAGTGGATACACTCTACTGCTGGAGAAGCAGGGCAATGGACCCAACTACCCCATCCTCAGTGCCTCTTCTGCCTTTGTCCCCATACAGGGGGACCCTGGTGGAAAGCCGGACTGCCACAAGGATGTCAAGGAGGGAGCGCTGAGTCCCATGGAGCAGAACAGCAACTCCAACAACACCAGCAGTGAGACCCGCTCCCCTCCTGCAGACAAGCAGGGCGAGGCGGAGGAGGCCAGTTCCCCCCACCACCACGACATGGAGTGTGGGAGCTCAGAGTACCCAACCCTGCCAGCGGTGGACACCTCCTCCTGCCCCGCCCTGTCGGGCATAGTGAGGAAGTCCAGGAGGGTCAGTCCGCCGTGGAACTGCTCCACGGTCGTGGAGGGGAACTGCTCGGACAGCGGAGACTCCTACCAGGGAAACAGCAGCATGAAGCTGCGCAGCAGCTGCAGCGGCCCCCGCTCCAGGGTGGTCTCCAGATCAGACGGCAAGAGGCCAAGCCGGCCCCAGAGCCCAGACTCCACGGGGGAGCTGAGCTCCGTGTCCCGACACAGCCGAGAGAGCAACAGCCCCACCACCTCCTCCCCAAACCGCCGAGTGTCTGCGGCGAGCAGTGGCAGCAGCAGACGAGCCCCCACTGACTTACAGATATGA